From the genome of Streptomyces sp. NBC_01317, one region includes:
- a CDS encoding cytochrome P450 produces MTTPFSDRPGTDDHGAPPPGCPAHGLTFTPDSLTPNGLRRLYGPEAENDPMGLYEKLRAEHGTVAPVLLQGDVPAWLVLGHSENLHMTRTPSQFSRDARRWRALHDGSVAPDHPLAPVFTWQPICVFADGADHERLRGAVTDSLARIDHRGVRRYINRYSNRLVNDFCQEGRADLVSRFAEHLPMMVMAQIIGMPEEYNDRLVEAARDMIKGTETAIESNAYVMAALNRLVARRRIAPEEDFATWLTEHPAGLTDDEVGQHLRLVLIAAYETTANLIANVLRMVLTDPRFRAQLSGGHMTLPEAVEQTLWDEPPFTTIFGRWAVGDTELGGQRIKAGDALVVGIAAANVDPVVRPDLNASMQGNRSHLAFSGGPHECPGQDIGRAIADTGIDALLLRLPDIQLAVEEHELRWTGALMSRQLQELPVTFAPRPPQDVTGPPSASPHVTRPQWQVESPRPAAVPRQVSPPFPAGRPEAPVGAAAAAPAHEPVPDVGAGAGPAPLAGMIPAQREGSAPRRAWRAVARWWRGY; encoded by the coding sequence GTGACCACCCCCTTTTCCGACCGACCCGGGACGGACGACCACGGGGCGCCGCCCCCCGGCTGCCCCGCCCACGGCCTGACCTTCACCCCGGACAGCCTCACCCCCAACGGACTGCGCCGGCTGTACGGCCCCGAGGCCGAGAACGACCCCATGGGCCTGTACGAGAAGCTGCGCGCCGAACACGGCACCGTGGCACCCGTGTTGCTCCAGGGCGACGTGCCCGCCTGGCTGGTCCTCGGCCACAGCGAGAACCTCCACATGACCCGTACCCCCTCGCAGTTCTCCCGGGACGCCCGCCGCTGGCGCGCCCTGCACGACGGTTCCGTGGCCCCCGACCACCCGCTCGCCCCGGTCTTCACCTGGCAGCCCATCTGCGTCTTCGCCGACGGCGCCGACCACGAACGGCTGCGCGGCGCGGTCACCGACTCCCTCGCCCGGATCGACCACCGGGGGGTCAGGCGCTACATCAACCGGTACAGCAACCGCCTGGTGAACGACTTCTGCCAGGAGGGCAGGGCCGACCTCGTCAGCCGGTTCGCCGAGCACCTGCCGATGATGGTGATGGCACAGATCATCGGCATGCCGGAGGAGTACAACGACCGGCTGGTCGAGGCCGCCCGCGACATGATCAAGGGCACCGAGACCGCGATCGAGTCCAACGCGTACGTCATGGCCGCCCTGAACAGGCTGGTGGCACGCCGCCGGATCGCGCCCGAGGAGGACTTCGCGACCTGGCTCACCGAGCACCCGGCGGGCCTCACCGACGACGAGGTCGGCCAGCACCTGCGGCTGGTGCTGATCGCGGCGTACGAGACCACCGCGAACCTCATCGCCAACGTCCTGCGCATGGTGCTCACCGACCCCCGGTTCCGAGCCCAGTTGAGCGGTGGGCACATGACACTGCCCGAGGCGGTCGAGCAGACGCTGTGGGACGAACCGCCGTTCACCACGATCTTCGGCCGCTGGGCCGTCGGTGACACCGAGCTGGGCGGCCAGCGCATCAAGGCGGGCGACGCGCTGGTGGTCGGGATCGCCGCGGCCAACGTCGATCCGGTGGTACGGCCCGACCTCAACGCGTCCATGCAGGGCAACCGTTCGCATCTCGCGTTCAGTGGCGGCCCCCACGAGTGCCCGGGACAGGACATCGGCCGGGCCATCGCCGACACGGGCATCGACGCGCTGCTGCTGCGGCTCCCGGACATTCAACTGGCCGTGGAGGAGCACGAGTTGCGATGGACAGGTGCACTGATGTCCCGTCAGTTGCAGGAGCTGCCGGTGACGTTCGCGCCCCGGCCGCCGCAGGACGTCACCGGGCCGCCGAGCGCGTCGCCGCACGTGACACGCCCGCAGTGGCAGGTGGAGTCGCCGAGGCCGGCCGCCGTACCACGCCAGGTGTCGCCGCCCTTCCCGGCCGGGCGTCCAGAGGCGCCGGTGGGGGCCGCGGCGGCGGCCCCGGCGCACGAGCCGGTCCCGGACGTGGGCGCGGGCGCCGGACCCGCACCGCTGGCGGGGATGATCCCCGCGCAGCGCGAGGGGTCGGCGCCACGGCGGGCATGGCGGGCGGTGGCCCGGTGGTGGCGCGGTTACTGA
- a CDS encoding GTP-binding protein, which produces MDSRSSDAVAGTRAGGVAGPRTEDVLPTTATSAVKVVIVGGFGVGKTTMVGSVSEIRPLTTEETMTQAGVGVDDNKGVESKTATTVAMDFGRISITEHLVLYLFGTPGQERFWFLWNGLFEGALGAVVLVDTRRLEVSFDVIGRLEERGVPFVVAVNTFPDAPHHPVEVLRTALDLPDEVPMVDCDARLRASSRDVLLTLMRYLHALALPPG; this is translated from the coding sequence ATGGACTCCAGAAGCTCTGACGCGGTCGCGGGCACGCGCGCGGGCGGCGTCGCGGGGCCGCGTACCGAAGACGTTCTGCCCACCACGGCCACCTCCGCGGTGAAGGTCGTGATCGTGGGCGGATTCGGCGTCGGCAAGACGACGATGGTGGGTTCGGTCAGCGAGATCAGACCCCTCACCACCGAAGAGACCATGACCCAGGCCGGGGTGGGCGTCGACGACAACAAGGGGGTGGAGAGCAAGACCGCCACCACCGTCGCCATGGACTTCGGCCGCATCAGCATCACGGAACACCTGGTGCTGTACCTCTTCGGCACGCCAGGTCAGGAGCGTTTCTGGTTCCTGTGGAACGGCCTCTTCGAAGGGGCCCTCGGGGCGGTCGTCCTCGTCGACACCCGGCGCCTCGAAGTCAGCTTCGACGTGATCGGACGGCTGGAGGAGCGCGGCGTGCCGTTCGTCGTCGCGGTCAACACCTTCCCCGACGCGCCGCACCACCCCGTCGAGGTGCTGCGGACCGCCCTCGACCTGCCCGACGAGGTGCCCATGGTCGACTGCGACGCGCGGCTGCGGGCGTCGAGCCGCGACGTGCTGCTGACGCTGATGCGCTATCTGCACGCGCTGGCGCTCCCGCCCGGCTGA
- a CDS encoding DUF742 domain-containing protein — MTPPQRERRRPEADVGDPERLYVITGGPDGAERAELDLVTMIVARDEPSPTVQPEQAAILRLCRAPLSVAELSAYLTLPFSVVTALLTELLATHMVESRAPVVRAALPDRSLLEAVMHGLQKL; from the coding sequence ATGACCCCTCCCCAACGAGAACGCCGTCGTCCCGAGGCGGACGTGGGGGATCCGGAACGGCTGTACGTGATCACCGGCGGGCCCGACGGCGCCGAGCGCGCCGAACTCGACCTGGTGACCATGATCGTGGCACGTGACGAACCGTCACCGACGGTTCAGCCGGAGCAGGCGGCCATCCTCCGGCTGTGCCGGGCGCCCCTGTCCGTCGCGGAGTTGTCCGCCTACCTGACTCTCCCGTTCAGCGTGGTGACCGCCCTGCTGACCGAACTCCTCGCGACCCACATGGTCGAGTCGCGGGCGCCCGTCGTCCGCGCGGCACTTCCCGACCGGTCCCTCCTCGAAGCGGTGATGCATGGACTCCAGAAGCTCTGA
- a CDS encoding roadblock/LC7 domain-containing protein: protein MIQQRANMDWMLKELADGVPQIQQIVVLSADGLRIARHGGDPDVADRLAAACAGLQSLAAAVASEIPLSDGRMRLVVIEVGGGFFYLMEAGTGAYLAVLADETVDAGLVGARMRDMVVRIGAHLTSPPRHDGLAG from the coding sequence GTGATCCAGCAGAGGGCGAACATGGACTGGATGCTCAAGGAACTGGCCGACGGCGTACCGCAGATCCAGCAGATCGTGGTCCTCTCCGCGGACGGTCTCCGCATCGCCCGGCACGGCGGCGACCCCGACGTCGCCGACCGCCTCGCGGCGGCCTGCGCCGGACTCCAGAGCCTGGCCGCCGCCGTCGCGTCGGAGATCCCCCTCAGCGACGGCCGGATGAGACTTGTCGTCATCGAGGTCGGGGGCGGCTTCTTCTACCTGATGGAGGCCGGGACCGGCGCGTACCTCGCCGTCCTCGCCGACGAGACGGTCGACGCCGGCCTGGTCGGCGCCCGGATGCGGGACATGGTCGTCCGTATCGGCGCCCACCTCACCAGCCCGCCGCGCCACGACGGGCTGGCCGGATGA